TCTAGTAAAACTACTTATTTGcatccattagatttaattgtCTCTGATGTTTGGGGACCTTCTCATATTCTATCTAATGGAGGATATAAATACTATGTCATCTTTATTGATGCTTTTAGTCgctttacttggatgtttcctatgtctcagAAATCTGATGTCTTTTCAatattctttttgtttcaaaagcatgttgaaaatctCTTCAATCGAAAAATCAAAATCTTCCAATCTGACAACGCGCTGGAGTATCGAAAACTTACTCCGCATCTTCAATAACTGGGTATTTTTCATCGATTTTCATGTTCAcatacttctgaacaaaatggtttagtcGAACGacgtcatcgtcatattcgtgaaactggtcttacaATCCTAAACATGGCTTCTGTACCATCCTCATATTGGTACGACTCTTTTTACACCGCTTGTTTTCTAATGAATCGTGTTCCGTCTACTTCCATTCATAACTCCTCTCTGTATGAACTTCTTTTTGGTCTTTCACCAGATTACACTTTACTTCGGGTGTTTGGTTGCTTGTGCTATCCATACTTACATCCATATAGATCTCATAAAATGAAGCCTCTTTCTTCTCCttatgtttttattggttatagtcCTTCTCAAAAAGGCTATAAGTGTCTTCATAATCCTACAGGTCGGATTTATGTTAGTCgtcatgttgtttttgatgagaccACTTTTCCTTTTGCCGCCACAGCACAGCCTTCTCCGGCGTCGACGACTTCACAGGTACCTTTTTCTATTCCCTTTTCTTCTCCCGTAAATCTTTCTCTGCCTTCTCTTCTGTCTACTGCTTACGTGCCGTCTTCTTCCCGAGACCAATCATTAGCCACCGTTCATCATCAGCCGTCAGTAATCATTAGCCGCCAGCAATCATCAACTATCAGTAATCATCAACCGTCAGCAATCATTAATCGCCAGCAGTTCTCCGCCGTCAGCAATCATCAGCCACCTCCAGCAATCATTAGCCAACATCGTCAATCATTAGCCGACAGTAATGATGATCCTCAGCCGCCAGCACCAATGATTAGCCAACAAAACCAATCATCAGCTGTCAGCCATAATGTTTCTGAGCCGTCACAGCCGCCGACAGTTCCCATTATTATGTCCGATTCAGCCACCACTGATTTTTCTTCCCCAGTTCTTCGTATGCAGTCTCCGTCTTCTGTCTCTGACACTCATCCAATGGTGACAAGGTCTAAAGCTGGTGTTTTTAAACCAAATTCCAAATATGCATTGGTATGTGATTCTCTTCTCGAACCTACTTGTATTTCACAGGCTCATAAAGATCCCCAGTGGCGTATGTCTTCCGATGATGAGATTAATGCGCTACTTCGGAATGGTACGTGGTCGTTAGTACCATATAATTCTTCTATGAACgttattggatgtaaatgggtgtTTCGTATTAAACGCAATCCAGATGGTACGATTGCACGTCGAAAATCACGATTAGTTGCAAAAGGCTATAATCAGCAAGAGGGTATTGACTATTCTGAAACATTTAGTCTGGTTGTTAAACCATGTACTATTCGTCTTATTCTTACATTGGCTTTGTCTTCCAATTGGCCaattcatcaacttgatgtgcaaaatgcctttttacatggagaacttcaagaagaggtgTGTATGAAACAGCCACCGGGCTACGTAGATTCTCGTTTTCCTACGCATGTCTGCAAGTTGCATCGTTCTCTTTATGGTCTCAAAAAAGCTCCCCGTGCGTGGTATCACAGGCTTAGTACCTTTTTGTTGCAAATTGGTTTTGTCACTTCGAAGTGTGACTCGTCCTTATTTCTCTATAACGGCTCTCTTGGTACTATCTATTTACtagtctatgtggatgatattattgtTACAGGTTCTAACTCTACAAGTATTAAGTCTATCATTGATCGTATACAACAAGAATTCGCAATCAAAGATCTTGGCTTCTTGTCTtactttcttggcattgaagCAGTTCGTACATCCTATGGTTTGTTTCTCTCTCAACAAAGGTATGCTCATGATCTCCTTATTCGTGCGAAAATGGATGGTGTTAAGCCTATTCACACTCCACTTAGTACTTCTGGGGACATGTCTTCTGATCACAGGACCTTGTTGACTGATGCTACTGAATATCGTAGTATTGTTGGAGCTTTACAATATTTGACTTTTACTTGTCCGGATCTAGCATATGTTGTTAATAAGttttgtcaatttatgcatgcacCCACTGAGTTTCACCGGGGCTTAGTAAAGCGTATACTTCGTTATCTTAAAGAAACATCTATGTTTGGTATTCTTCTTCGGCCGTCTTCTTCTCTACAGTTATCCTTTAGCGCATATACTGATTCCgattgggctggttctcttgaAGATCGACGTTCAACCAGTGGTTATTGTGTATTCTTGGGTGGTAATATTATATCTTGTAGTGCTCGTAAACAGAAAACCGTGTCACGTTCTAGTACTGAAGCAGAATATAGAGGTCTTGCTATTGctactgctgaaattatgtggattcaatcACTTCTATCCGAACTTCATGTTTCTACTCAATCACCTCCAGTTctatggtgtgataatcttggtgccACATATCTTACTgttaatcctatatttcatgcaAGGACGAAACACATTGagattgattatcattttgtGCGTGATCAGGTTGCTTTGAAACTTCTTGATGTTCGGTTTATATCTTCTAAGGATCAAATTGCCGACATTTTTACAAAAGCTTTGTCTAAAGATCGGTTTTCTCTATTAAGGTTCAAGCTAACGGTTCAACATcacccgttacgcttgcgggaaGGTGTTAAGGCATACAATACGTGTGTTGCCTAACACACGTATATCTTGTTAAGGAagtcttttgtatttttaggaaacTATTCTAGGTTTGGAAGTCTTTTGTATTTTAGGAAATTGTTCTAGTTTTGGAATTCATCGTATCTTGGAGTTCAAGGAAGAgttagtatatatatatgtatcttataaatatcaattgtaCACACAAGTTATATCAATAGAACGTCTTCTATTCAAGTTCGTGTTCTCCTCTTATAGTTGTGTTCTCTCCCAAACAATACGTGTTCTAGCTGTATGTTTCCTCTTGCTCTAAAGAACGGGTTGCTGATTGCAAACATTGGCTGAATCATTCTTATGGAAAAGTGAACTTCTGCTGTACACCGAAATAATactatttatgatttttattctcCTACTTCTGCATCACTTGTTAGTTTTCCCTAGCCTAAAACTAACTTATGCCATATATTATAGCCTGACCGGGTTATGGAGTTCTGCAATAACAATGATCTCCAGTTGATTGTGCGCGCACATGAGTGTGTAATGGATGGTTTTGAACGTTTCGCTCAGGGACATTTGATAACTCTTTTCTCGGCTACCAATTATTGTGGTACGTTACTTCCAGTATCCTTTCCTTCCGGATTAAACTCTAAAGTgatcttattcttttatttttttctgggTAATTGCTTGCTACAGGTACTGCAAATAATGCAGGAGCTATCCTAGTTCTTGGAAGAGACCTTGTGGTCGTTCCAAAACTCATTCATCCTTTACCACCAGCAGTTACGTCACCGGAGGCATCACCAGAGCGCCATGTAGATGATACATGGATGCAGGTAATTTATATGATTAACTTGTACTCCATAAAAAACATCTTTTTAGCTGTTCTTTCCATATTGATATAcattaaaaaaaagaatattatCTTGTATTTCTAGGTCGTTGTTTTCTAATGAATTTGTCATTTACATTTTCCTCCATCCTCTACAAACCGACATACATACACACTATTTTCTCGTATCTTCCAGATCCTCTACTCTATCCCTTCACTATCTAAAGATATTGTGTGTGATGATATGGTTTGCAGTATTGTTAGTCAGGGAGCATACATGTTCCCACAGCTATTATGTTTTATATATAATGCTGCTTAGTCAGAAATGCAAATTTTTCTTACTTTTGATAAACTGACTGTTTTCTTTTGGGAACCATTAGGAGCTTAATGCTAATAGACCACCTACACCAACCAGAGGTCGGCCTCAAACTGCAAATGATCGTGGTTCTCTTGCTTGGATTTAAAGGTCATTCTTTCTCAGAAAATTGATATTCGGTGACAAGGTTTTGCACCCCGCTAAGCTGGTGCTAGTGAGTGCTGTCTGGGATTTGTTTTAATAAAATCTTATGTGAAGCACGAGGCATTGGAATTcgggaaagaattataaaatcaACTTCTGATTTGTTTGTGAAATCTAAGTATTCTGAGAGGAGCCTTCTGTTTCAGTTGCAGTAGTACCAGAGGATATTTTGACTTGGTAAATCACAGGTGGCATGGGTTGCATT
This portion of the Papaver somniferum cultivar HN1 chromosome 11, ASM357369v1, whole genome shotgun sequence genome encodes:
- the LOC113321184 gene encoding serine/threonine-protein phosphatase BSL3-like; the encoded protein is MDLLWSDPTENDSVEGLRPNSRGPGLVTFGPDRVMEFCNNNDLQLIVRAHECVMDGFERFAQGHLITLFSATNYCGTANNAGAILVLGRDLVVVPKLIHPLPPAVTSPEASPERHVDDTWMQELNANRPPTPTRGRPQTANDRGSLAWI